In one Streptomyces sp. NBC_01241 genomic region, the following are encoded:
- a CDS encoding phage gp6-like head-tail connector protein, translating to MAFVTVEEVATRLGWPLTPEEEARVQAFIDDCTVLIEDYCGKDFERRENESFQLVTDVGCWLSIPRRFLPYLTVTSVAYEDGVSLEGWEFSSGGLYLYPGWLPGRLVTITGSWGYTTLPAVLKTATAAEVIRWMAQTPGLAMERTGEREVQFATASSPQSLSEAAKQALRRYRPSAGTITLRREGCR from the coding sequence GTGGCCTTTGTCACTGTTGAGGAGGTGGCCACCCGACTTGGGTGGCCCCTCACCCCCGAGGAAGAAGCTCGGGTTCAGGCGTTCATTGATGACTGCACAGTCCTTATTGAGGACTACTGCGGGAAGGACTTTGAGCGTCGAGAGAATGAGTCCTTCCAACTCGTCACAGACGTGGGCTGTTGGCTCTCTATCCCTCGAAGATTCCTCCCCTACCTCACAGTGACCTCGGTTGCCTACGAGGACGGAGTCTCCTTGGAGGGCTGGGAGTTCAGCAGCGGAGGTCTCTACCTCTACCCCGGCTGGCTGCCAGGCCGGCTAGTCACCATCACAGGCTCCTGGGGCTACACCACTCTGCCGGCTGTCCTCAAGACAGCCACCGCGGCTGAGGTCATAAGATGGATGGCTCAGACTCCTGGACTCGCTATGGAAAGGACTGGAGAGCGGGAGGTCCAATTTGCTACGGCTTCCTCTCCTCAGTCCCTATCCGAGGCAGCCAAGCAGGCTCTCCGAAGGTACCGGCCTTCTGCCGGGACCATCACCCTTCGCAGGGAGGGTTGCCGATGA
- a CDS encoding phage portal protein, with translation MIIPPSGYTSVGPPKTEVDWLAFLQGKLTNGRADLLKYASYYEGEQQKMAFAQARYKSAFRDLFNDWRDNFCGLIIDSSTERMRVEGFRIPSEGGLSKEAREFWQRNSLDSLANAVHLDAMVQGKAYVIVWADKNGEPIATPVSAEEMAVQYKPGSMTELEAAARFFQDSWGRTWVTLWTETYVYEVPLGKTEWEQGTRKKNPLGRVPVVPFHNRSRINGDPYSDLHNVIPIQDAINKLTSDAILASETAAYPQRWVTGLEVQEDENGNPIEPFNSGVDKLLQGEDPLTKFGQFEAADLKNYVNFIDLLVQHLSSVSRTPSHYFLVNQGNAPSGEAIISAEAGLVSKVKERMLYFGEAWEQVIRLCFQIKKDKRAEEVSLETVWADPEYRTEAQHIDALLKLKQLNVPEEILWMRAGFTASEIQTFREMRKDDAKEAKIVAELGPQAPQPGAPGGDKAAAMASKPPQGNAGNVSRKLNEKK, from the coding sequence ATGATTATCCCCCCGAGTGGCTATACATCTGTTGGCCCCCCTAAGACAGAGGTTGACTGGCTTGCCTTCCTTCAAGGCAAGCTAACCAATGGGAGAGCTGACCTTCTCAAGTACGCCTCGTACTACGAGGGTGAACAGCAGAAGATGGCCTTCGCTCAGGCCCGGTACAAGTCTGCTTTCCGAGATCTCTTCAATGACTGGCGAGACAACTTCTGTGGTCTCATCATCGACTCCTCTACGGAGCGAATGAGGGTTGAAGGTTTCCGCATCCCCTCCGAAGGTGGGCTGAGTAAGGAAGCTCGGGAGTTCTGGCAGAGGAACAGCCTGGACTCATTGGCCAACGCGGTCCACCTGGACGCGATGGTTCAGGGCAAGGCGTACGTCATTGTTTGGGCAGACAAGAACGGTGAGCCCATAGCAACCCCCGTTTCCGCTGAAGAGATGGCTGTTCAGTACAAGCCAGGCTCCATGACGGAACTGGAGGCCGCGGCGCGGTTCTTCCAGGACTCATGGGGACGCACCTGGGTGACTCTGTGGACAGAGACCTATGTCTACGAGGTTCCCCTTGGGAAGACCGAGTGGGAACAGGGAACGCGAAAGAAGAACCCCCTTGGGAGGGTTCCTGTTGTCCCCTTTCACAACAGGTCCCGGATCAATGGTGACCCATACTCAGACCTTCACAATGTCATCCCCATTCAGGATGCCATTAACAAGCTGACCAGTGATGCCATCCTTGCTTCTGAGACTGCTGCCTACCCACAGAGGTGGGTCACTGGGCTTGAGGTCCAGGAAGATGAGAACGGTAATCCTATTGAGCCGTTCAACTCCGGAGTTGACAAGCTCCTTCAAGGCGAGGACCCCCTTACTAAGTTCGGCCAGTTCGAGGCAGCAGACCTCAAGAACTACGTAAACTTCATTGATCTTCTGGTACAGCATCTTTCGTCTGTGTCCAGGACCCCCAGCCATTACTTCCTGGTCAACCAAGGTAATGCTCCGTCCGGCGAGGCGATCATCAGTGCCGAGGCCGGACTTGTCTCCAAGGTCAAAGAGCGAATGCTCTACTTCGGAGAAGCATGGGAGCAGGTCATTCGGCTTTGCTTCCAGATCAAGAAGGACAAGAGGGCTGAAGAGGTCTCTCTTGAGACTGTGTGGGCTGACCCTGAGTATCGGACTGAAGCCCAGCACATTGATGCTCTGCTCAAGTTGAAGCAGCTTAACGTACCTGAGGAAATCCTTTGGATGCGTGCCGGCTTCACTGCTTCCGAGATTCAGACCTTCCGCGAAATGCGTAAGGACGATGCCAAGGAAGCAAAGATAGTGGCAGAGCTTGGCCCCCAGGCGCCTCAGCCTGGTGCCCCTGGAGGAGACAAGGCAGCCGCAATGGCATCCAAGCCGCCTCAGGGCAACGCCGGCAATGTGAGCCGGAAGCTTAACGAGAAGAAGTAA
- a CDS encoding HNH endonuclease has product MRGLSERLCKECGQPALPPGRGLYCKPCLTVHLTEQGRAYRASRTPEAKEAQLVRSRERDRQRYREDPEYRKRKTEATHKRRLFYGQGSVSEAEWSALTQLYGGRCAYCFNEAQVVEHIQPMALGGGHTIDNLVPACQPCNASKGDTPLILWGGRDL; this is encoded by the coding sequence GTGAGGGGTTTGTCTGAACGGCTTTGTAAGGAGTGCGGACAACCTGCCCTTCCCCCAGGACGAGGACTATATTGCAAACCTTGTCTTACGGTGCATCTTACTGAGCAGGGACGTGCTTATCGGGCATCACGCACACCAGAAGCGAAGGAAGCCCAACTCGTCCGTTCTCGGGAACGTGACAGACAAAGATACCGGGAAGATCCGGAGTACAGAAAGCGTAAGACGGAAGCGACGCATAAGCGTCGCCTTTTTTATGGGCAAGGCAGTGTTTCAGAGGCTGAGTGGTCTGCTCTTACACAACTGTATGGGGGCCGATGTGCCTACTGCTTCAACGAAGCACAAGTTGTTGAGCATATTCAGCCAATGGCCCTCGGTGGAGGGCACACCATAGACAACCTAGTTCCGGCTTGTCAGCCCTGTAACGCATCTAAGGGGGACACCCCGCTAATACTGTGGGGAGGACGGGACTTATGA
- a CDS encoding HNH endonuclease has translation MVLARDGFACQMCGKRSELEVDHIIPVAKGGSWEMENLWTLDAGCHKAKSKKFG, from the coding sequence ATGGTGCTAGCAAGGGATGGGTTCGCCTGCCAGATGTGCGGAAAGAGATCCGAGCTGGAGGTGGACCACATCATCCCTGTGGCCAAGGGCGGTTCCTGGGAGATGGAAAATTTGTGGACCTTGGACGCTGGTTGTCATAAAGCCAAGTCCAAGAAGTTCGGTTAG
- a CDS encoding RecB family exonuclease, producing MKTSIENQPRSVSQTEQYLDKCAWQYKLKRIDRVAARPAAWSHQGTAFHSAAEALERSDRTMTEEEAVQLFSDQYSALVNKSMSQEPNLDWWMTANQKPAGQDIEDRYTLGQQQVRDYVKWSKENQPSFVVVKNDKGEEKMGLELYFKVELGGVAVRGYIDQLPLEPDGSTRVRDLKTGSTKSKFQLETYKVATEKQWGLKVNKGDWYLGKTGKLSPVKGVDLSKVTEEEVAAKYVEMDQGVKAGNYLANPSSWNCNFCDVSHACSFSRAR from the coding sequence GTGAAGACGAGCATTGAGAACCAGCCGCGGTCTGTCTCGCAGACTGAGCAGTACCTTGACAAGTGCGCCTGGCAGTACAAGCTCAAGCGCATCGACCGAGTGGCAGCACGGCCGGCGGCCTGGAGTCACCAGGGGACAGCCTTCCACTCCGCGGCTGAGGCTCTGGAGAGGTCGGATCGAACTATGACCGAGGAGGAGGCGGTTCAGCTCTTCTCTGACCAGTACAGCGCTCTTGTGAACAAGTCGATGAGTCAGGAGCCCAATCTTGACTGGTGGATGACTGCTAATCAGAAGCCTGCCGGCCAGGACATCGAGGACCGGTACACACTCGGACAGCAGCAGGTTCGGGACTACGTGAAGTGGTCCAAGGAGAACCAACCCTCCTTCGTCGTCGTGAAGAACGACAAGGGGGAGGAGAAGATGGGCCTGGAACTGTATTTCAAGGTTGAGCTGGGCGGTGTGGCTGTCCGCGGCTACATCGACCAACTGCCCCTGGAGCCTGATGGCTCGACTCGGGTTCGAGACCTCAAGACCGGTTCGACCAAGTCAAAGTTTCAGCTTGAGACGTACAAGGTTGCCACAGAGAAGCAGTGGGGATTGAAGGTCAACAAGGGGGACTGGTACCTCGGGAAGACGGGGAAGTTGTCCCCCGTGAAGGGTGTGGACCTCTCCAAGGTGACCGAGGAGGAGGTTGCGGCCAAGTACGTGGAGATGGACCAGGGCGTGAAGGCCGGCAACTATCTGGCCAACCCGTCATCCTGGAACTGCAACTTCTGCGATGTGAGCCACGCTTGCTCGTTTTCTCGTGCCCGCTAG
- a CDS encoding DUF6915 family protein: MNSWHHAQSAAKKWGGTAADYLPIEEYIDSSKSILGDVRHRAMFHHTLGVWLVQEKFGPTISVTKSSGKVVQVPTRLIAERHIIEDLGWLPSPADYLKNTPVEKWMSGSQRKEVPLSTLLLNQPSEV; this comes from the coding sequence ATTAATAGTTGGCACCATGCCCAGTCCGCGGCTAAGAAGTGGGGCGGCACAGCCGCTGACTACCTGCCGATTGAGGAGTACATCGACTCTTCGAAGTCCATCCTTGGGGACGTACGACACCGGGCCATGTTTCACCACACCCTTGGTGTGTGGCTGGTTCAGGAGAAGTTCGGTCCTACCATCTCCGTCACCAAGTCCTCTGGCAAGGTCGTCCAGGTCCCGACTCGGCTCATTGCCGAGAGGCACATCATCGAAGACCTGGGTTGGCTGCCGTCGCCGGCTGACTACCTCAAGAACACTCCCGTTGAGAAGTGGATGTCTGGTTCTCAGCGCAAGGAAGTTCCCCTCTCTACCCTTCTCCTCAATCAGCCTTCGGAGGTCTGA
- a CDS encoding AAA family ATPase — MYSLVQSARIKGSAGEPIPNPSKALQKLDVEFRRGELSLVAAGPGTGKSLFAINLALYGSMPVMYWSADSNAATQLSRATAILTGDSVKDVKKSLLEGDFSEYERVLGDKWWVRMSYDAMPTPADMEADLEIYYEVFGCYPHLCVVDNITNVDTGGASDAESFTFGLEGMCEYLSDMARQTESHVMALHHVTGEWSDGLKPIPLSGVKGKIGRVPALVLTIHREPDEQGMNRILNVSDVKNREGFADASGNTFARLELDSQTLRLKDASDAMGINF, encoded by the coding sequence ATGTATAGCTTGGTCCAATCTGCGAGGATCAAGGGTTCCGCGGGGGAACCAATCCCCAATCCCTCCAAGGCACTTCAGAAGCTGGACGTCGAGTTCCGACGAGGAGAACTCTCCCTCGTTGCGGCCGGCCCTGGAACGGGCAAGAGCCTTTTTGCCATCAACCTTGCTCTCTATGGCTCCATGCCGGTCATGTACTGGTCCGCCGACTCGAACGCTGCAACACAGCTCAGTCGAGCTACGGCCATCCTGACTGGAGACAGCGTCAAGGATGTGAAGAAGTCCCTCCTGGAAGGGGATTTCTCCGAGTACGAACGGGTACTCGGTGACAAATGGTGGGTCCGCATGTCCTATGATGCCATGCCGACGCCGGCTGACATGGAAGCTGACCTGGAGATCTATTACGAGGTCTTCGGCTGTTACCCCCATCTGTGTGTAGTGGACAACATCACCAACGTGGACACGGGAGGAGCCTCGGATGCTGAGTCCTTCACATTTGGCCTGGAGGGCATGTGTGAGTACCTCAGCGACATGGCCAGGCAGACCGAATCGCATGTGATGGCTCTTCACCATGTGACAGGGGAGTGGTCCGATGGTCTCAAGCCCATCCCGTTGTCCGGGGTGAAGGGAAAGATCGGTCGTGTGCCGGCCCTGGTCCTGACTATCCATCGGGAGCCTGATGAGCAGGGAATGAACCGGATTCTCAATGTCTCGGATGTGAAGAATCGCGAAGGCTTTGCGGATGCCTCGGGCAACACCTTTGCCCGGCTTGAGCTTGACAGTCAAACGCTGCGTCTCAAGGACGCATCAGATGCTATGGGTATCAACTTCTAG
- a CDS encoding endonuclease domain-containing protein → MSSKTRNCTRCKKNRALRFFSPRGRICSGCQKKGRSKATHEARVQETYGLLPNEFDKLMEAQDGKCAGCGQKRNYRLDCDHDHKNGWLRGGLCRGCNRKILPYAKDNPATLRALADYLENPVAIQVLGIRLHIDFRKDTD, encoded by the coding sequence TTGTCTTCTAAGACCAGAAACTGCACTCGGTGCAAGAAGAACCGGGCTCTGAGGTTCTTCTCCCCGCGGGGCCGGATCTGTTCCGGCTGTCAGAAGAAGGGTCGCTCAAAGGCGACTCATGAGGCTCGGGTTCAAGAGACATACGGACTTCTGCCAAACGAGTTCGACAAGCTGATGGAAGCTCAGGACGGAAAGTGTGCCGGCTGCGGTCAGAAGAGGAATTACCGCCTTGACTGTGACCACGACCACAAGAACGGTTGGCTCCGCGGAGGACTGTGCCGGGGCTGTAACCGAAAGATCTTGCCTTACGCCAAGGACAACCCCGCCACTCTAAGGGCCTTGGCTGACTACCTGGAAAATCCCGTTGCGATCCAAGTTCTTGGAATCCGCCTTCACATCGACTTCCGTAAGGACACTGACTGA
- a CDS encoding toprim domain-containing protein, translating into MASGKRKSGQVPGSPEAAKFYQEQYRGSPAEEYLIARGLGEGAEKFLPGYVGDSVKVGHEGYRNHLVIPYLRPAGIKYISTVRFRCIRDECVKDLDGQYHFYKGQKEEHGTHSKYMSLPADSPRLYNTVGLITPSPYVAIAEGEFSAWAVELDGIPSVALQGVSAWKDHFERAFAGYEKVFILGDGDDAGNKMTEKLASRLPNGIPVELPAGSDPDSLRREQGNGVIRRLLGLEK; encoded by the coding sequence TTGGCTTCCGGGAAGCGCAAGAGTGGGCAGGTGCCTGGATCGCCGGAAGCGGCGAAGTTCTACCAGGAGCAATACCGAGGGAGCCCAGCAGAGGAGTACCTGATCGCCCGCGGTTTGGGCGAGGGGGCAGAGAAGTTTCTTCCCGGGTACGTAGGCGATTCGGTGAAGGTGGGTCATGAGGGCTACCGAAACCACCTGGTAATTCCCTACCTAAGGCCGGCTGGGATCAAGTACATCTCCACTGTGAGGTTCCGGTGTATCCGGGATGAGTGCGTGAAGGATCTTGATGGGCAGTACCACTTCTACAAGGGCCAGAAGGAAGAGCACGGTACTCACTCGAAGTACATGTCCCTTCCTGCTGACTCACCGCGGCTCTACAACACCGTGGGTCTTATCACCCCTAGTCCCTATGTCGCTATCGCTGAAGGCGAGTTCTCTGCCTGGGCAGTGGAGCTGGATGGCATCCCGTCTGTCGCTCTCCAGGGGGTGAGTGCCTGGAAGGACCATTTCGAGCGGGCCTTCGCCGGCTACGAGAAGGTGTTCATCCTCGGTGACGGGGACGATGCAGGAAACAAGATGACAGAGAAGCTTGCCTCTCGACTCCCCAATGGGATACCGGTTGAGCTTCCCGCGGGTTCTGATCCTGACTCTCTCCGTCGTGAACAGGGCAACGGAGTTATTCGACGACTGCTTGGTTTGGAGAAGTGA
- a CDS encoding DUF3310 domain-containing protein, whose amino-acid sequence MSIFKVGNRVVVVNRETMFSLERGEVVNIKAGSDFPIRVALDVNAVWSFQPDELELEPIYDALSAKPVEESSFFAPEVDSRLVEEFVEGFGGMSPEEDVINSPSHYTSHPSGVECITVTEHMDFLTGSVFKYLWRKDEKHPTPLVDLRKARWYLDRLIAREEARAGLE is encoded by the coding sequence ATGAGTATCTTCAAGGTCGGGAACCGTGTGGTGGTTGTAAACAGGGAAACCATGTTTTCTCTTGAGCGTGGAGAGGTGGTAAACATTAAGGCAGGCTCTGATTTCCCTATCAGGGTCGCCTTGGACGTGAACGCGGTGTGGTCGTTCCAGCCTGACGAGTTGGAGCTTGAACCCATCTACGACGCCCTTAGTGCGAAGCCTGTCGAGGAGTCCTCTTTTTTTGCTCCTGAAGTTGATTCGAGACTTGTGGAGGAGTTCGTTGAGGGCTTCGGGGGGATGAGTCCTGAAGAGGATGTGATCAATTCTCCTTCTCACTACACCTCTCATCCTTCTGGGGTTGAGTGCATCACGGTTACTGAACACATGGACTTCCTGACGGGGTCAGTCTTTAAGTACCTGTGGAGAAAGGACGAAAAGCACCCAACTCCCCTTGTGGACCTTCGAAAGGCCCGCTGGTACTTGGATCGACTCATCGCAAGGGAGGAAGCTCGTGCTGGACTGGAGTAA
- a CDS encoding HNH endonuclease, which yields MLDWSNEEWAPIPIQGFAGYEVSSLGNVRSWKNARWGRAPFPQALKQSNKGKYGYKQVNLGNGSGGYESFEVQQLVALSFHGPKPSSVHQVAHGDGNPANNHKDNLRWATAKENASDKYLHGTVPRGESTHNSKLTEDDVREIRGLLGCIPQSQIAKRFNISESGVTYIKQGKIWGHVQ from the coding sequence GTGCTGGACTGGAGTAATGAAGAGTGGGCCCCTATCCCTATTCAAGGCTTCGCCGGCTATGAGGTTTCCTCCTTGGGGAATGTGCGTAGTTGGAAAAACGCTAGGTGGGGGCGAGCCCCTTTTCCTCAGGCGTTGAAGCAGAGCAATAAGGGCAAGTACGGCTACAAGCAAGTAAACCTTGGTAACGGGTCAGGTGGCTACGAGTCCTTTGAGGTCCAGCAACTAGTAGCTCTCAGCTTTCACGGGCCTAAACCCTCTTCTGTGCATCAGGTGGCTCACGGGGACGGAAACCCCGCCAACAACCACAAGGACAACCTTCGGTGGGCTACAGCCAAGGAGAACGCTTCAGATAAGTACCTCCATGGGACTGTTCCCAGGGGAGAGAGCACACATAATTCCAAGCTGACCGAAGATGACGTGCGTGAGATTAGAGGTCTTCTTGGCTGTATTCCCCAGTCTCAGATTGCTAAGAGATTCAACATCTCTGAGTCAGGTGTTACCTACATCAAACAAGGCAAGATTTGGGGCCATGTCCAATGA
- the nrdJ gene encoding ribonucleoside-triphosphate reductase, adenosylcobalamin-dependent, which translates to MTDFKNETSAVVFSRTYSRTKPDGTQESWAETVNRVVDGNLKLVAPRYIEEGEREALIEMLESFKVLPAGRHLKSSGVNDFALNNCWAAGWDSSKPEEHFTFTLLRLAEGGGVGSNYSTRYLGDFPPVQVPVNVHIVCDPEHQDYADMVESGLISTEYSHTWAGAFPVEDSREGWAAALGDLIRTAHDPKTRHTQRVYDVSRVRCKGSPLKTFGGTASGPEPFAEMMVEVGQILTSGYLDGADIYEYYRLTGIDAMRIDHAIATAIVAGGVRRSARMSIMRWDDTDIFDFINIKAQGGHWTTNISVEVDEKFFETRDKYLGGHAYDVLRAISEGMLRNGEPGVWNSALTAEGEVDGTFTTNPCGEATLTPWEPCNLGSVNLGAFVDSEGEVDRDGLFKAHRLITRYLIRATFAEVADPKSAEAIARYRRIGVGHLGFADYLYKQAIRYTEADETYNVAVDLSEWASEVDEAAAEYANELRIPVPIKKRVIAPTGTTSKLAGVSGEAVHAPFADYFIRRIRFSDLEPAEIAQVEEYRKQGYRVEPCQYAANTTVVEIPTKDSLLDELEYPEYFQHAGELTIRDMLNVQRMYQEYWADQAVSYTANIDPSEYTAEELAGLLAEYLPELKGTTCFPEMSMAQSPYERISKEEYRVRAEEVGIEVTDTGYDEVCSSGSCGLP; encoded by the coding sequence ATGACAGACTTTAAGAATGAGACTTCGGCCGTAGTATTTTCCAGGACTTACAGCCGTACAAAACCTGATGGCACACAGGAGTCCTGGGCAGAAACTGTGAACCGTGTAGTAGATGGCAACCTGAAGTTGGTTGCCCCGCGGTACATCGAGGAGGGAGAGCGGGAGGCCCTGATCGAGATGCTTGAGAGCTTCAAGGTGCTGCCTGCTGGTCGGCATCTGAAGTCCTCGGGGGTCAACGACTTTGCCCTTAACAACTGTTGGGCCGCCGGCTGGGACAGCTCGAAGCCTGAGGAGCACTTCACCTTCACCCTCCTTCGTCTTGCGGAGGGTGGGGGAGTGGGCTCGAACTACAGCACCCGGTACCTGGGGGACTTCCCTCCCGTTCAGGTTCCGGTGAACGTCCACATCGTCTGTGACCCTGAGCACCAGGACTACGCAGACATGGTGGAGTCTGGTCTCATCTCAACTGAGTACAGCCACACTTGGGCGGGTGCCTTCCCTGTGGAGGACAGTCGAGAAGGTTGGGCCGCGGCTCTTGGAGACCTGATCCGTACGGCTCATGACCCGAAGACTCGTCACACTCAGAGGGTCTACGACGTTAGCCGGGTTCGCTGCAAGGGCTCTCCGCTGAAAACCTTTGGGGGTACCGCCTCGGGCCCCGAGCCCTTCGCAGAGATGATGGTGGAGGTTGGTCAGATCCTCACCAGTGGGTATTTGGACGGAGCTGACATCTACGAGTACTACCGTCTAACCGGCATTGATGCCATGAGGATTGACCATGCCATCGCTACCGCGATTGTGGCTGGCGGTGTTCGTCGCTCCGCTCGCATGTCCATCATGCGTTGGGATGACACAGACATCTTTGACTTCATCAACATCAAGGCTCAGGGAGGTCACTGGACCACCAACATCTCTGTGGAGGTGGATGAGAAGTTCTTTGAGACACGAGACAAGTACCTCGGTGGTCATGCCTACGATGTCCTTCGGGCTATCTCTGAAGGCATGCTCCGGAATGGTGAGCCTGGAGTATGGAACTCTGCTCTCACCGCGGAAGGGGAGGTGGACGGGACCTTCACCACGAACCCTTGTGGTGAGGCAACTCTGACTCCTTGGGAGCCGTGCAACCTGGGCTCAGTCAACCTGGGTGCCTTCGTTGACTCTGAGGGAGAGGTTGACCGGGACGGACTGTTCAAGGCTCACAGGCTCATTACCCGGTACCTAATTCGGGCCACCTTTGCTGAGGTGGCCGACCCCAAGTCGGCTGAAGCAATTGCCCGTTACCGTCGTATCGGGGTGGGTCATCTTGGGTTCGCTGACTACCTGTACAAGCAGGCCATTCGATACACGGAGGCGGATGAGACCTACAACGTTGCCGTGGATCTCTCTGAGTGGGCCTCAGAGGTTGACGAGGCAGCAGCCGAGTACGCCAACGAACTTCGTATCCCGGTCCCGATCAAGAAGAGGGTGATTGCTCCGACTGGCACGACTTCGAAGCTTGCCGGCGTCTCGGGGGAGGCGGTTCATGCTCCCTTCGCTGACTACTTCATCCGTAGGATTCGGTTCTCTGATCTGGAGCCGGCTGAGATTGCTCAGGTGGAGGAGTACAGGAAGCAGGGCTATCGGGTAGAGCCTTGTCAGTACGCAGCCAACACCACTGTTGTGGAGATCCCTACGAAGGACAGCCTTCTTGATGAGCTGGAGTACCCCGAGTACTTCCAGCACGCTGGGGAACTGACGATCCGGGACATGCTGAACGTTCAGAGGATGTATCAGGAGTACTGGGCAGACCAGGCCGTGAGCTACACGGCCAACATTGATCCTTCGGAGTACACCGCGGAAGAGCTTGCCGGCCTCCTGGCTGAGTACCTGCCTGAACTTAAGGGGACGACTTGCTTCCCTGAGATGTCCATGGCTCAGAGTCCTTACGAGAGGATTTCCAAGGAGGAGTACAGGGTTCGGGCCGAAGAGGTTGGGATCGAGGTCACGGACACTGGCTACGATGAGGTTTGTAGTAGTGGATCTTGTGGGCTGCCGTAA